A segment of the Streptococcus chenjunshii genome:
GAAGTTTTCGGTTAATATGGTGGACCCTGTTATAAAAAACAAAATAAACCACAATCCAAATGATTAAGTAGGTAGCAGCATATTTCCCCAAAAAACTCAAATCAAAAATATCCGAGGTGAGATTATTCAGGTAATTAAGAAGAGCTACCAGACCGCACACGCCTAAGAAGTGCAGAAACAGCTGCCAAGCAAAGTTGGGACGTTCCAACTCAAAAATCATACTTATCAAGCCGATCAAACCGCTGATCCAAACGACGTTGACAATCTGTGCAACCGTTTGATTCTCTGCGCCATTAAGTACTAATGTTGCGGAATAGCTCAGACCGCCAAGACCGACTCCGATTAAAAAATACAGGACAGCAGTTTTCCAAGTGTTTTTCATATCTCTTCCTCACAATCCTAAAGCATTTTCCAAATGACGCAGATAGCGGCGGCTGACATCGGCCTTACGCTTACCTGTTAAAATCGCCAGCATATTGCCGGAAAAGCTGGCCTCCAAGGCCTGCAGGTGATTGATGTTTATCAGACCATGCTTAGACACTTGAATAAAATCAGGATTATTAAGCCGCTCCTTAAATTTATAAAGTCTTTCCGTAATCATATAACGGCCCTTTAAAGTCTCTAAAATTAAGCTGTCAGCATCGACATCAACAACCACCAGCTCATCAACTTTCAGCATTTCCATCCGGTCCTTTGTTTTCAAAGGGATAATGGACGGTGCTTTTGCTTCATAACGGCTTAAATAAGTCAGCACGCCCTGAACTTCAGCCGTTAAGCTGCGGCTGCGCACAGTAATATCAATTTCATTCGGAGACAGATTGTAATCTTCTTCAAAACGGTAATCCATAGAAGTCTCCTTCTACTCTTTTATAATTTTTCTGTTTCAAAAGCGGTTGCTGCTAGGATAAATAAAGTATCACAGGATAGCAAAAGGATGTTTTTAGCTGTAAAACTTACTGTCTGCCGTACAGCCGCTTTCTTTATCAGTTTACCGTAAAAGTGTTTTTTTCACAAATTGAAAGAGACCTAATACCATAAAGCTGAGAAGAATAACTCCAACCATTGCAGCTATATTTTGATTCAGGCTTGTTAAGCGATCCCATTTAAGGCCAACCCCCAGATAGGCTTTAATAGTTCCGGCTGACTGTCCCCAATGGTAATCTGTCAGTAAGATTTGACGGCTGGCTGCAGCAGCATAGGCGGCTGGTGTTACCTTGATCAGCTGCTGAGCAAAATCTGGCAGAGTACCTATCGGCACGTAGACACCAACTAAGAAACCGGAAGCTGTTCCGATAATAACAGAAAAACGTTCGGCTGCTTCAGTCGACTGAAATAACTGTCCCAGCAGCAGACTCAGGCTGGCAGCCAAAATCGAGCTGATCAGCATAACTCCCAGTAGTTTTGCGGCCTGCAGCAGTTCTATAGTCAAACCATCCTGCCAGTAAAAATAAAGGACCATTATCGTAAACATCATAATCTGCATCAGCATCCCAATAAGAGCCGCACTGATAAAATAGCCTAAATTCAGCTTAAAGGCAGAGGTATCTGTCAGCAAAAAATCCGCAAACCTCTGGCTTTCTTTGTCCCGGATCATGCGAACAATACCAGTCCATGTTGTTGTGATACTGGTCACTGCCAGTGTTCCTGCCATCACCCACTTATCCAGAACAAGCTCCGCATCGGGCAGAGTCTTCCAATTATCCAGCATATTTTTCTGCAGAAAAATAAGGTACAATGCAAAGGCAATCCATGCTCCCATCAACGAGAAAAAAACGCTGCTTTTACTGCTGAAATAGAGGGCTAAATTTCTTTTGACTGTGACTATCATCAGCTAATCTCCCTTCCTGTAATAGCTACAAAGGCTTCATTGATTGTGCCTCGTTTGAAATCAAAATCATCAAGAACAGCTTTACAGCTTTCAAGGACTTCAAGTGCTTCCTGAGAAGTCAGGCCTTCTGCTGTATAACCAAAAGCAGTCTCGGTCATTGTATACGGTAAATCTGCAGCCAGCCGCTTCTCCTTCAAAAACAGACGCAGCTGGTTTTTAGCATACTGCTGGATTAAGTCAGAAGCTTTCCCCTGCGCAAGAATCTTCCCTTTATCAATGACATAAGTCACTTCTGCATTTTCGGCTTCCTCCAGATAATGTGTTGTCAGAAAGATTGTTAGACCCTGTTCTTGCTTTAAACGATAGAGCAATTCCCAAATCATCTGACGTGTCTGAACATCGAGGCCAGTTGTTGGTTCATCTAAAAAAAGCAAATCCGGCTTATTAAGCAGGGCCCGTGCGATGTCAACACGCCGGCGCTGGCCGCCGGAAAGCTTTCCGTATTTCTGACTGAGCAGCCCCTGCAGTCCGGTCAGCTTAAATAAATCCCGCAGCCAAACCTGATCAAGTCCCCGATAAAGTCCGGCTCTATGGTTCAAATTAGCCTCAACTGTCAACTCACTGTCCAGCACACTGTCCTGAAAAACAATCCCAATCTTGATGCCTGTAGCAGAAACAATACGTCCCGAAGTCGGTTTAGTTAATCCCGTCAGCATCTTAATCGTTGTCGATTTGCCCGCGCCATTAGTTCCTAAATAAGCCACTAAACTGCCTTTAGGAATCTGTACATTTAATTGACTGACAACAGTTTTATCTCCATATTGTTTGGTTATGTTTTGAGTTTCTATAAGCATATCTCTGTCCTCCACACCCTTATCCTAACAAAAAGGAAACCTGTGCGGAGGATTTTTTCGATAAGCGGCTAAAAAATGATGGTAAGCGGTAGACAGCTGATAACATCTTGGGAGTAAAATAAAAAGGGGGAGAAAATCTTACGATTTGAGATCCTCTCCCCTTTCTCACTTACCGGCAGCCACAGACACCTTAAAACGAAATTAAGAATTAGCCCTTAAACTTTGTTGGTATGATGTACAAGACGCAGTGGCCTACTAACTCTCTACTCACTGTTTCAAAGCTTTAAAATGTCTGCTAGGCTTTTCGGGATGAGATATCAAACCTTATGGTCTGGGAGCCTGTCCCGCTCCCTAGTCGTCCTAGCAGGTGTGTACCTGCGAAATCCTTAATTTTGCAGATAGCCCATCTCACACGGATTTCTTAACGGCCTTTGTATATCCCGATAAAATAAAAGAGACCGGGACCGGTCTCTTTTCAGATGTGAGCTCTTCACTTTCTAATCAGTAAATAAGCTAACTGTTATTTGCGGAAAGAGGGACTTGAACCCTCACGACCTAAAGCGGTCACAGGATCCTTAGTCCTGCGCGTCTGCCAATTCCGCCATTCCCGCTCAGCAACATAAATCATTATATCAGCTGCAGTTGCCATTGTCAACCCCCTAATTTTTTAAATCATTCCTCCATTATTCAAAAGTAAAAATGTCCCACTGGAATACTGGATGACTGAGAAAGATTAGGCTCGGCACAAAGGAACTGAAAAATGGCAAATGATTGAAGCTGTTTTAGAGCAATAATATAAAGACTGGCAGGCTAAGAAAGACTGGCTTCCTCACTGCAATTATAATCATTTTTCATTAACAGCAGCAGATTTTTTATGCTAACAGTAGCTGTTTTTTTAGAATATTGTCTTTTTCAAATAGAATTAAAATCAAACTACTAAAAACTTTGGGGGGTGCTTCCCTGCTTTACTGAGGTTAACTATTAATTTATTGACACTAGGTATCAAAGGCCTGATAGCCAAAAACTATCAATTAACTTTTTCATTAATAAGCTGGGTATCTTCTTCAGTGGCTGGCTGCCAACCTTTTTTGAGCAGGTCTTGACAATAAAGTCGGTTATAAATAAAAGAAAAAGCAACACCTACGACACCGCCACCAGTTTCAATATCTAAAGCTATAAAAATGGCGGCTACAACAAAAGTAACACCTAGCATAATCCCAAACCATTTCCAATCACGTCTAAATAAAGGAACAAAGGGGCCGAAAAAGAAAGTTGTCCAGCTTATTCCAATTGGAACCTTTTTCTCTTCATTTTCTTTGTTTTTTAATGTAACCTTCATTTAACTAAAAAAACTCCTTCAAATAATAATGGTAATATTATAACAAAATTGTGCTTTTTTGAAAAGAGTTCTGTTTATTTTAAAAAAGGATTATCATTCGAAAGCGATGATGCTCCACCGGTTATACTAGATGTATGAGAAAAATCGGAATCAGCACGAGGGATAAAAAATGGCAAATGATTGAAAATTTGCCTAGAATTTGGCATTTTTCTCCTCAGCATTTTCTCTAGGAAGACATACTGTCATGAATGTCCTCAATCGTCTTTTCCATGGCTTCACGGACAAATGCTTCATACTTATCGCGGTCGTCTTTGGGAATTTCATTGTTGTGTAGATTTTCACTACCTTTTCCATAAACAATAGTCTTCAGTTTCATCCTCTCATCAAATTCCAGCATAAGATCCTCATCTGCATTAATATCCATACGAGCAAACACGCCGCTCTTTGTCGGCACACTAATGACAACCGCAGGTTTCGTCTTAGTCGTTAAACTATCAATCCGATTATTCATCTTAAGGCCATAGTTATCAACGTCATAACCAGCTTGTCGAACTGCTTCCGCATAGCGGGTGGTGTTCATTAAACTGTTCAGCTGCTCATAGGTGTTGCCGTGCTCATAAGCTCTCTGAAAAGCGCCCGATTGATAGTGGAGATAACCCCAAAGCAGTCCTCCGGCTAAAAGAGGGAGAAGCATAAAAATGCTCAGAATAAGGTGTTTTTTTCGTTTACTTGACATTTTTCTTCTCTCCTCGTTCTAAATAATCATAGAAATCTTTTTTATGCTTTTCTTTTTCGTCATCGCTATACGGTGACGAAATATGGTTGCTTCCAATAGTTTCGTCTTCAATAATATCTTCCACAACATCTTCACCTGATTTCTTGCCCCAGCCAAAAATAATACCAGAATAATCGTAATTGTCATAAAATTCATTGACACGATTGATACTGTTATCAGAAATACCGGAATTATAGTCCGCACCAATCGTAAAAATATCATCTCTGTCGGCCTTATCTGCAGTTGCCCGTTTATAATAATTAATAGCATCTAAGTCAGAATTAAAATCTGAGTCGCTGTATCGCCCAGAATCCACATCACCTTTAAAAGAGA
Coding sequences within it:
- a CDS encoding DUF3021 domain-containing protein, giving the protein MKNTWKTAVLYFLIGVGLGGLSYSATLVLNGAENQTVAQIVNVVWISGLIGLISMIFELERPNFAWQLFLHFLGVCGLVALLNYLNNLTSDIFDLSFLGKYAATYLIIWIVVYFVFYNRVHHINRKLQERQSEDLKR
- a CDS encoding LytTR family DNA-binding domain-containing protein, with amino-acid sequence MDYRFEEDYNLSPNEIDITVRSRSLTAEVQGVLTYLSRYEAKAPSIIPLKTKDRMEMLKVDELVVVDVDADSLILETLKGRYMITERLYKFKERLNNPDFIQVSKHGLININHLQALEASFSGNMLAILTGKRKADVSRRYLRHLENALGL
- a CDS encoding ABC transporter permease; the encoded protein is MIVTVKRNLALYFSSKSSVFFSLMGAWIAFALYLIFLQKNMLDNWKTLPDAELVLDKWVMAGTLAVTSITTTWTGIVRMIRDKESQRFADFLLTDTSAFKLNLGYFISAALIGMLMQIMMFTIMVLYFYWQDGLTIELLQAAKLLGVMLISSILAASLSLLLGQLFQSTEAAERFSVIIGTASGFLVGVYVPIGTLPDFAQQLIKVTPAAYAAAASRQILLTDYHWGQSAGTIKAYLGVGLKWDRLTSLNQNIAAMVGVILLSFMVLGLFQFVKKTLLR
- a CDS encoding ABC transporter ATP-binding protein, which codes for MLIETQNITKQYGDKTVVSQLNVQIPKGSLVAYLGTNGAGKSTTIKMLTGLTKPTSGRIVSATGIKIGIVFQDSVLDSELTVEANLNHRAGLYRGLDQVWLRDLFKLTGLQGLLSQKYGKLSGGQRRRVDIARALLNKPDLLFLDEPTTGLDVQTRQMIWELLYRLKQEQGLTIFLTTHYLEEAENAEVTYVIDKGKILAQGKASDLIQQYAKNQLRLFLKEKRLAADLPYTMTETAFGYTAEGLTSQEALEVLESCKAVLDDFDFKRGTINEAFVAITGREIS
- a CDS encoding DUF2628 domain-containing protein produces the protein MKVTLKNKENEEKKVPIGISWTTFFFGPFVPLFRRDWKWFGIMLGVTFVVAAIFIALDIETGGGVVGVAFSFIYNRLYCQDLLKKGWQPATEEDTQLINEKVN